The following coding sequences are from one Mycobacterium bourgelatii window:
- a CDS encoding VOC family protein, translated as MPIRNDAPLGAPCWIDLTTSDVDHAQEFYAAVFGWTYESAGPEYGGYINVAKDGRPVAGMMANNPEWQMPDSWATYFRTDDINATSAAIAPAGGSGCIAPMEIPAKGFMSMATDPSGALFGLWQPLEHHGFELVAEAGAPVWHQLTTRDYRAAIDFYREVLGWRTESESDTDEFRYTTAWFGDQQLLGVMDGAAMLPPDVPSQWSIFFGADDVDKALQVITDHGGAIVRGAEDTPYGRLAAATDPTGVAFNLASLQS; from the coding sequence GTGCCCATCCGTAACGACGCCCCGCTGGGGGCGCCCTGCTGGATCGACCTGACGACGTCGGACGTCGATCACGCCCAAGAGTTCTACGCTGCGGTGTTCGGCTGGACGTACGAGTCCGCCGGCCCTGAGTACGGCGGGTACATCAACGTGGCAAAGGACGGCCGTCCCGTCGCCGGGATGATGGCCAACAACCCCGAGTGGCAGATGCCCGACAGCTGGGCCACCTACTTTCGCACCGACGACATCAACGCCACCAGTGCGGCAATCGCCCCGGCCGGCGGTTCGGGATGCATAGCCCCGATGGAGATCCCCGCGAAGGGCTTCATGAGCATGGCGACCGACCCGTCCGGGGCGTTGTTCGGCTTGTGGCAGCCGCTGGAACACCACGGTTTCGAGCTGGTCGCCGAGGCCGGAGCGCCGGTATGGCATCAACTGACCACCCGCGACTACCGCGCCGCCATCGACTTCTACCGCGAAGTGCTGGGCTGGCGAACCGAGTCTGAGTCAGACACCGACGAGTTCCGGTACACCACAGCGTGGTTCGGCGACCAGCAGTTGCTCGGCGTGATGGACGGTGCGGCGATGCTGCCCCCGGACGTGCCGTCGCAGTGGAGCATTTTCTTCGGCGCCGACGACGTGGACAAGGCGCTGCAGGTGATCACCGACCACGGTGGCGCCATAGTGCGCGGCGCCGAGGACACCCCGTACGGGCGACTTGCCGCGGCGACCGACCCGACGGGTGTCGCCTTCAACCTGGCGTCGCTTCAGTCGTGA
- a CDS encoding carotenoid oxygenase family protein: protein MSFQTDVAVVGKYLSTLPDDDEHPYRTGPWRPQTTEWEADNLVAVEGEIPADLDGVYLRNTENPLHPAFQTYHPFDGDGMLHIVGFRDGKAFYRNRFVKTDGFLAENEEGGPLWPGLAEPIQLAKREKGWGARTLMKDASSTDVIVHRGVALTSFYQCGDLYRVDPYTADMLGKETWNGRFPSEWGVSAHPKVDNKTGELLFFNYSKQAPYMHYGVVNENNDLVHYVDIPLPGPRLPHDMAFTENYAILNDFPLFWDPQLLEHDLHLPRYYPDLPTRFAVIPRRGDTADIRWFEADPTYVLHFTNAYEEGDEIVLDGFFEGSPQPLKSGAGPAGKWEKLFRFLALDRMDARLHRWRLNLVTGAVKEERLSDSITEFGVINADYATAPYRYTYAASGEPGWFLFDGLVKHDLLTGSEERYALGDGVFGSEAAMAPRVGSTAEDDGYLVTLTTDMNDDASYCLVFDAARVGDGPVCKLRLPERICSGTHATWVPGGEARRWDHSTSR from the coding sequence ATGAGTTTCCAGACAGACGTGGCAGTTGTCGGCAAGTACCTGTCCACCCTGCCCGACGACGACGAGCACCCATACCGGACCGGTCCCTGGCGACCGCAGACCACCGAATGGGAGGCCGACAACCTCGTCGCCGTGGAGGGCGAGATCCCGGCCGACCTCGACGGTGTCTATCTGCGCAACACCGAGAACCCGCTGCACCCGGCGTTTCAGACCTATCACCCGTTCGACGGCGACGGCATGCTGCACATCGTCGGTTTCCGCGACGGAAAGGCCTTCTACCGCAACCGCTTTGTCAAAACGGACGGGTTCCTGGCCGAAAACGAGGAAGGCGGGCCGCTGTGGCCCGGCCTGGCCGAACCGATCCAACTCGCCAAACGCGAAAAGGGTTGGGGCGCCAGGACACTGATGAAGGACGCCTCGAGCACCGACGTCATCGTCCACCGCGGGGTCGCGCTCACCAGCTTCTACCAGTGCGGAGATCTCTACCGGGTCGACCCGTACACGGCCGACATGCTGGGCAAGGAGACCTGGAACGGGCGCTTCCCGTCCGAATGGGGTGTTTCGGCACATCCCAAGGTCGACAACAAGACCGGGGAGCTGCTGTTCTTCAACTACAGCAAGCAGGCCCCGTACATGCACTACGGCGTGGTCAACGAGAACAACGACCTGGTCCACTACGTCGACATCCCGCTGCCCGGACCACGGCTGCCGCATGACATGGCGTTCACCGAAAACTACGCGATCCTCAACGACTTTCCGTTGTTCTGGGATCCCCAGCTGCTCGAGCACGATCTGCACCTGCCGCGCTATTACCCGGACCTGCCGACCCGGTTCGCGGTGATCCCGCGCCGCGGTGACACTGCCGACATCCGTTGGTTCGAAGCCGACCCGACGTATGTGCTGCACTTCACCAACGCCTACGAAGAGGGCGACGAGATTGTGCTCGACGGCTTCTTCGAAGGCTCACCCCAGCCACTGAAAAGCGGCGCCGGGCCGGCCGGCAAGTGGGAGAAGCTGTTTCGCTTCCTGGCGCTGGATCGCATGGATGCCCGGCTGCACCGGTGGCGGCTCAACCTGGTCACCGGCGCGGTCAAGGAGGAGCGACTGTCCGACTCCATCACGGAATTCGGCGTTATCAACGCCGACTACGCGACTGCTCCATACCGCTACACCTATGCCGCGTCGGGCGAGCCGGGCTGGTTCCTGTTCGACGGTCTGGTCAAGCACGACCTGCTCACCGGCAGCGAGGAACGCTATGCGTTGGGCGACGGCGTCTTCGGCAGCGAAGCGGCGATGGCTCCGCGGGTGGGCAGCACTGCGGAGGACGACGGGTACCTGGTCACGCTGACCACGGACATGAACGACGACGCCTCGTACTGCCTCGTCTTCGACGCCGCACGCGTCGGCGACGGGCCGGTGTGCAAACTGCGCCTGCCGGAACGCATTTGCAGCGGCACCCACGCGACGTGGGTGCCCGGAGGCGAGGCGCGACGCTGGGACCACTCGACGAGCCGGTAA
- a CDS encoding enoyl-CoA hydratase has product MIGITLTEAVMTIELQRPDRRNALNSQLVEELREAFLKAGDGSIRAIVLTGQGSAFCAGADLSGDAFAADYPDRLIELHRVMDATPIVVIGAINGPAIGAGLQLAMQCDLRVVAPDAFFQFPTSKYGLALDNWSIRRLASLVGHGRARAMLLAAEKLTADAALHTGMANRIGTLEDAQAWAAEISGLAPLAIQHAKRVLNDDGSIEEPEPIHKELFDKAWNSQDVIEAQIARVEKRPPRFQGA; this is encoded by the coding sequence ATGATCGGTATCACCCTGACCGAAGCAGTGATGACAATCGAGCTGCAACGGCCCGATCGGCGCAACGCGCTGAACTCCCAGCTGGTCGAGGAATTGCGGGAAGCCTTTCTGAAGGCGGGGGACGGGTCGATCCGCGCGATCGTGCTGACCGGCCAGGGTTCGGCGTTCTGCGCAGGCGCGGACCTGTCCGGCGACGCGTTCGCGGCTGACTACCCGGACCGGTTGATCGAGTTGCACCGGGTTATGGACGCGACTCCGATCGTGGTGATCGGCGCCATCAACGGCCCGGCCATCGGCGCGGGGCTGCAACTGGCGATGCAGTGCGATCTGCGGGTGGTGGCTCCCGACGCGTTCTTCCAATTCCCGACGTCGAAATATGGCCTGGCGCTGGACAACTGGAGCATCCGTAGGCTCGCGTCGTTGGTCGGCCACGGGCGCGCCCGGGCGATGCTGCTGGCCGCCGAGAAGCTGACCGCCGACGCCGCGCTGCACACCGGCATGGCCAACCGCATCGGTACGCTGGAAGACGCGCAGGCTTGGGCCGCTGAGATCTCGGGACTCGCGCCCTTGGCTATTCAGCACGCGAAGCGGGTACTCAACGACGACGGGTCCATCGAAGAGCCGGAGCCGATACACAAAGAACTCTTTGACAAGGCCTGGAATAGTCAGGATGTCATCGAGGCGCAGATAGCTCGAGTGGAGAAGCGACCGCCGAGGTTTCAGGGGGCATAA
- a CDS encoding MBL fold metallo-hydrolase has product MVHRALRLAVGTASLAAGGWLLRALHGAPSALGADPASIQAVAEGSPNYQDGAFVNIDPASWFSVDREQLALVAREMVGSRNSTRPTTPIPLAAPEIYRGDASRLAVSWFGHSTALVEIDGYRILTDPVWSDRCSPSDLAGPRRLHPPPVQMEGLPAVDAVVISHDHYDHLDADTVLALARMQRAPFFVPLGVGAHLRYWGIPDERIVELDWNQSAKIDQLTLVCLPARHFSGRFLSRNNTLWASWAFIGPEHRTYFGGDTGYTKTFAGIGADHGPFDLTLMPVGAYNTAWPDIHMNPEEAVRAHQEVTDSGSGLLVPIHWGTFRLAPHPWSEPVERVLKAAEPEGVQVAVPLPGQRVDPSAPLRFNPWWRL; this is encoded by the coding sequence ATGGTGCACCGAGCGCTACGACTAGCTGTCGGAACAGCGTCGTTGGCTGCCGGTGGGTGGCTGTTGCGGGCGCTGCACGGTGCACCGTCCGCCCTCGGTGCGGACCCTGCGTCCATCCAGGCAGTGGCGGAAGGCTCGCCGAATTATCAAGACGGCGCTTTCGTCAATATCGACCCTGCCTCGTGGTTCTCGGTGGACCGCGAGCAATTGGCGCTCGTCGCCCGGGAGATGGTGGGTTCGCGTAACTCGACGCGGCCCACGACCCCGATCCCGCTGGCCGCGCCAGAGATTTACCGCGGCGACGCCAGCCGGCTGGCCGTCAGCTGGTTCGGACACTCCACCGCACTGGTGGAGATCGACGGTTACCGCATCCTGACCGATCCGGTGTGGAGTGACCGCTGCTCGCCGTCGGACCTCGCCGGGCCGCGGCGCCTGCATCCGCCTCCGGTGCAAATGGAAGGGCTGCCGGCCGTCGACGCAGTGGTGATCAGCCATGACCACTACGACCACCTCGACGCGGACACCGTCCTCGCGTTGGCCCGCATGCAACGGGCGCCGTTCTTCGTGCCGCTGGGTGTCGGCGCACACCTGCGGTACTGGGGGATACCTGACGAGCGCATTGTCGAGCTCGACTGGAATCAGAGCGCAAAGATCGACCAGCTCACCCTGGTCTGCCTGCCGGCGCGGCACTTCTCCGGGCGCTTCCTCAGCCGCAACAACACGCTCTGGGCATCGTGGGCGTTCATCGGGCCCGAACATCGCACGTATTTCGGTGGCGACACCGGCTACACCAAGACCTTTGCCGGTATCGGCGCCGACCATGGCCCCTTCGACCTGACCTTGATGCCCGTGGGGGCCTACAACACCGCGTGGCCGGACATCCACATGAACCCCGAAGAGGCGGTCCGAGCGCACCAGGAGGTCACCGACTCGGGGTCGGGGCTGTTGGTGCCGATCCATTGGGGCACGTTCCGGTTGGCCCCGCATCCTTGGTCCGAGCCGGTCGAGCGCGTGCTCAAGGCGGCCGAACCGGAGGGGGTTCAGGTGGCGGTGCCGCTGCCGGGTCAGCGTGTCGACCCGAGCGCGCCCTTGCGGTTCAACCCGTGGTGGCGGCTTTGA
- a CDS encoding VOC family protein: MYPARRTTHWPPHLASIGAIRFARRSANFGETVRFYRELVGLPLFETFGESFGSNGAIFGLPSWNLTMEIVESVDPVPLDHHDQLVLYFPDRETQQAAISRLQQAEIQPVEQHPYWEATGALTYRDPDGREVVIAPFVYGCNEPPGTVSGKHEFPSS, encoded by the coding sequence GTGTACCCCGCCCGTCGGACAACCCACTGGCCACCGCACCTGGCGTCCATCGGCGCCATCCGATTTGCCCGTCGTTCGGCGAATTTCGGTGAGACCGTGCGCTTCTACCGTGAACTGGTTGGACTGCCGCTGTTCGAGACGTTCGGCGAAAGTTTCGGCAGCAACGGAGCGATCTTCGGCCTGCCCAGCTGGAACCTGACGATGGAGATCGTCGAATCGGTCGACCCGGTGCCGTTGGACCACCACGATCAGCTTGTTCTGTACTTCCCGGACCGGGAGACACAGCAAGCAGCCATTTCCCGTCTGCAACAGGCCGAGATCCAACCCGTGGAACAGCACCCGTATTGGGAAGCGACGGGAGCCCTCACCTACCGCGACCCGGATGGACGCGAAGTCGTCATCGCACCCTTCGTCTACGGATGCAACGAACCCCCCGGCACAGTGTCCGGCAAGCACGAATTTCCGTCGTCCTGA
- a CDS encoding acetyl-coenzyme A carboxylase carboxyl transferase subunits beta/alpha — MSHITTDQLRNAVLDEGSFVSWDDEPLTIPMSGSYAEELAAARAATGRDESVSTGEGRVFGRRVAIVVCDFKFLGGSIGVAAAERITAAVQRATAERLPLLASPSSGGTRMQEGTVAFLQMVKIAAAVRLHKQAHLPYLVYLRNPTTGGVFASWGSLGHVTVAEPGALIGFLGPRVYEQLYGEQFPAGVQTAENLQRFGVIDGVVPLDALRATLNRALTVIADVPEPPPPSRPASGAPEPVPDVPAWDSVLASRRPDRPDAGYLLRHGATDRVPLSGTGQGDAATTLLALARFAGQPAVVLGQQRVGGANAVGPESLREARRGMALAAELRLPLVLIIDTAGPALTAEAEQGGLAGQIAQCLAELVTLETATVSVLLGQGSGGPALAMVPADRVLAALHGWLAPLPPEGASAIVFRDVDHAAELAAVQGIRSADLLAAGIVDAIVPEHPDAADEPEEFARRMSRAIATEVHALREIPDAQRLGTRLERYRRIGLPRSD; from the coding sequence GTGAGCCATATCACCACCGACCAACTGCGGAACGCGGTGCTGGATGAAGGCTCCTTTGTGAGCTGGGACGACGAGCCGCTGACCATCCCGATGTCCGGGTCGTACGCGGAGGAACTGGCCGCCGCTCGGGCGGCCACCGGCCGGGACGAGTCGGTGTCGACCGGCGAGGGTCGCGTCTTCGGACGCCGGGTGGCCATCGTGGTCTGTGACTTCAAGTTCCTCGGCGGGTCGATCGGTGTGGCGGCTGCGGAACGCATCACCGCGGCGGTGCAGCGGGCGACCGCCGAGCGGCTGCCGCTGCTGGCGTCGCCGAGCTCCGGCGGGACCCGCATGCAGGAAGGCACGGTGGCCTTTCTGCAGATGGTGAAGATCGCCGCGGCCGTCAGACTCCACAAGCAGGCCCACCTGCCGTATCTGGTCTACCTGCGCAATCCGACCACTGGCGGGGTATTCGCGTCCTGGGGGTCACTGGGCCACGTCACCGTCGCAGAACCCGGCGCCCTGATCGGATTCCTCGGCCCGAGGGTTTACGAACAGCTGTATGGCGAACAATTCCCGGCGGGCGTCCAGACCGCGGAGAATCTGCAGCGGTTCGGAGTCATCGACGGCGTGGTCCCGCTGGATGCGTTGCGAGCGACGTTGAACCGGGCGCTGACGGTCATCGCCGACGTACCCGAACCCCCGCCGCCCTCCCGCCCGGCTTCAGGGGCACCCGAACCGGTCCCCGATGTGCCGGCCTGGGACTCGGTACTGGCGTCGCGTCGCCCCGACCGGCCGGACGCCGGGTACCTGCTGCGACACGGCGCCACCGACCGGGTACCGCTGTCGGGCACGGGACAGGGCGATGCGGCGACGACGCTGCTGGCCCTGGCCCGGTTCGCCGGCCAGCCCGCGGTGGTCCTCGGCCAACAGCGCGTCGGCGGCGCCAACGCGGTAGGGCCGGAATCGCTGCGCGAGGCTCGGCGCGGCATGGCGCTGGCCGCCGAACTGCGGCTGCCGCTGGTGCTGATCATCGACACGGCGGGGCCGGCGTTGACCGCCGAAGCCGAACAGGGCGGACTGGCCGGACAGATCGCCCAGTGCTTAGCGGAGTTGGTCACGCTGGAGACGGCGACGGTCTCGGTCCTGCTCGGTCAGGGTAGCGGCGGGCCCGCGCTCGCGATGGTGCCCGCTGACCGCGTGCTGGCCGCGCTGCACGGTTGGTTGGCGCCGCTACCCCCCGAAGGCGCCAGCGCGATCGTGTTCCGCGACGTCGATCACGCGGCCGAACTTGCTGCGGTGCAAGGCATTCGGTCCGCAGACCTGCTGGCGGCCGGGATCGTGGACGCGATCGTGCCCGAACACCCCGACGCCGCGGACGAGCCGGAGGAGTTCGCCCGCCGCATGTCCCGCGCGATCGCCACCGAGGTGCATGCGCTGCGCGAAATCCCCGACGCCCAACGCCTGGGTACCCGACTGGAGCGGTATCGCCGCATAGGACTCCCTCGCAGCGACTGA
- a CDS encoding cation-translocating P-type ATPase encodes MTSPVSEAVGLSDAEVAQRVADGRSNNVPERTTRSVAHIVRANVFTRINAILGVLFIIVLITGSLINGLFGLLIVANSVIGMVQEIRAKRTLDKLAIIGQAKPLVRRQSGTRTVAPEEVVLDDIIEIGPGDQIVVDGEVIEEQNLEIDESLLTGEADPIAKDPGDAVMSGSFVVAGTGAYRATKVGADAYAAQLAAEASKFTLVKSELRNGINRILQLITYLLVPAGLLTIYTQMFTTNVGWRESVLATVGALVPMVPEGLVLMTSIAFAVGVIRLGQRQCLVQELPAIEGLARVDVVCADKTGTLTESGMRVSDVEVLDGTPERAATALAALAGADPRPNASMQAIADAYHPPPGWTVTATAPFKSATKWSGVSYGEHGNWVIGAPDVLLDPASAAAARAEQIGAQGLRVLLLAASDVVVDDPAAPGHVTPVALVILEQKVRPDARATLEYFAAQNVAVKVISGDNAVSVGAVADKLGLHGETMDARRLPEERSQLADVLDSYTTFGRVRPDQKRAIVHALQSHGHTVAMTGDGVNDVLALKDADIGVAMGAGSPASRAVAQIVLLDNKFATLPYVVGEGRRVIGNIERVANLFLTKTVYSVLLALLVGLECLLAKPLGADPLVYPFQPIHVTIAAWFTIGIPAFILSLAPNNERAYPGFVRRVLTAALPSGLVVGTATFVSYLGAYHGRQATAVEQDQASTAALITLLITALWVLAVVARPYQWWRLALVIASALAYVVIFTLPWTQHKFLLDPSNLGATSFAIGVGAVGAAAIEANWWMRARTLGVPPRLWR; translated from the coding sequence ATGACCAGTCCGGTTTCGGAGGCCGTCGGCTTGTCCGATGCCGAGGTGGCGCAACGGGTAGCCGACGGCAGGAGCAACAACGTCCCGGAACGAACCACCCGCAGCGTCGCCCACATCGTCCGGGCCAACGTCTTCACCCGAATCAACGCCATCCTGGGCGTGCTGTTCATCATCGTCCTGATCACCGGTTCACTGATCAACGGACTTTTCGGGCTGCTCATCGTCGCGAACAGCGTGATCGGCATGGTACAGGAGATTCGCGCCAAGCGGACCCTGGACAAGCTGGCCATCATCGGACAAGCAAAACCCTTGGTGCGCAGACAATCTGGAACGCGGACCGTGGCCCCCGAAGAGGTGGTGCTCGACGACATCATCGAAATCGGCCCCGGCGATCAGATCGTCGTTGACGGCGAAGTCATCGAGGAGCAGAACCTCGAAATCGACGAATCGCTGTTGACCGGTGAGGCCGACCCCATCGCCAAAGACCCTGGCGACGCGGTGATGTCGGGAAGTTTCGTCGTCGCCGGCACCGGCGCCTACCGCGCCACAAAGGTGGGCGCCGACGCGTACGCCGCCCAGTTGGCCGCCGAGGCAAGCAAATTCACCCTGGTCAAATCCGAACTACGCAACGGGATCAATCGAATCCTGCAGCTCATCACCTACCTGTTGGTTCCGGCGGGACTGTTGACCATCTACACGCAGATGTTCACCACCAACGTGGGATGGCGGGAATCCGTGCTGGCAACGGTCGGCGCGCTGGTGCCGATGGTGCCCGAAGGCCTGGTGTTGATGACGTCGATTGCGTTCGCGGTGGGCGTGATCCGGCTGGGTCAACGACAGTGTCTGGTGCAGGAACTGCCGGCCATCGAGGGGTTGGCCCGCGTCGACGTGGTCTGTGCCGACAAGACCGGCACGCTGACCGAGAGCGGCATGCGGGTGTCCGATGTCGAAGTGCTGGACGGCACCCCGGAAAGGGCAGCCACGGCGTTGGCCGCGCTGGCTGGCGCAGACCCCCGCCCCAACGCCAGCATGCAGGCCATCGCCGATGCGTATCACCCCCCGCCGGGCTGGACCGTCACTGCCACAGCACCTTTCAAGTCTGCGACGAAGTGGAGCGGGGTGTCCTACGGCGAGCACGGCAACTGGGTGATCGGCGCGCCCGACGTGCTGCTCGACCCGGCATCGGCCGCCGCCGCACGAGCCGAACAGATTGGAGCGCAGGGGCTGCGTGTGCTGCTGCTGGCGGCCAGCGATGTCGTTGTGGACGACCCAGCCGCCCCGGGGCACGTAACCCCTGTCGCGTTGGTGATCTTGGAGCAGAAGGTGCGCCCCGACGCGCGTGCGACACTGGAATACTTTGCCGCCCAGAATGTGGCGGTGAAAGTCATTTCGGGCGACAACGCGGTGTCGGTCGGCGCGGTCGCCGACAAGCTCGGGTTGCATGGCGAGACCATGGATGCCCGGCGACTGCCGGAGGAGCGGTCCCAACTGGCCGACGTGCTGGACTCCTACACCACCTTCGGCAGGGTGCGGCCCGACCAGAAGCGCGCCATCGTGCACGCGCTGCAGTCGCACGGCCATACCGTCGCGATGACCGGGGACGGTGTCAACGATGTGCTGGCGCTCAAGGATGCCGATATCGGCGTGGCGATGGGCGCGGGTAGTCCGGCCTCACGGGCGGTGGCCCAGATCGTGTTGCTGGACAACAAGTTCGCCACCTTGCCGTATGTCGTTGGCGAAGGCCGACGGGTGATCGGCAACATTGAGCGGGTCGCCAATCTGTTTCTGACGAAAACGGTTTATTCGGTGCTGCTGGCGTTGCTGGTAGGCCTGGAGTGTTTACTGGCCAAGCCATTGGGCGCTGATCCCTTGGTGTATCCATTCCAGCCAATCCACGTCACGATCGCGGCGTGGTTCACCATTGGAATTCCGGCATTCATTCTGTCTTTGGCACCCAATAACGAACGGGCCTATCCGGGCTTTGTGCGACGGGTGCTGACCGCCGCGCTGCCGTCCGGCCTGGTAGTCGGCACGGCAACGTTCGTTTCGTACTTGGGGGCCTATCACGGCCGTCAGGCCACGGCGGTCGAGCAGGACCAAGCGTCCACCGCGGCGTTGATCACGCTACTGATCACCGCGCTCTGGGTGCTCGCGGTGGTGGCGCGGCCGTACCAATGGTGGCGATTGGCGCTGGTCATCGCCTCGGCGCTGGCGTATGTGGTGATCTTCACCCTGCCGTGGACACAGCACAAATTTCTCCTCGACCCGTCGAATCTGGGTGCCACGTCGTTTGCGATAGGCGTGGGTGCGGTCGGTGCCGCGGCCATCGAGGCGAACTGGTGGATGCGAGCCAGGACTCTCGGCGTACCACCGCGCCTGTGGCGATAG
- a CDS encoding antitoxin, which translates to MGILDKAKDLLAQNADKVETVITKAGEVIDEKTQGKYTDTIHKVQEQVRKAAGPGTDDAQGDQSN; encoded by the coding sequence ATGGGAATCCTGGACAAGGCCAAAGATCTGCTGGCGCAGAACGCCGACAAGGTGGAAACGGTCATCACCAAAGCCGGCGAAGTCATCGACGAGAAGACGCAGGGCAAGTACACCGACACCATCCACAAGGTGCAGGAACAGGTCAGAAAAGCCGCTGGCCCGGGCACCGACGACGCCCAAGGCGACCAATCGAACTGA
- a CDS encoding type II toxin-antitoxin system Rv0910 family toxin has product MAKLSGSIDVPLPPEVAWTHASDLSRYREWLTIHKVWRSKLPETLEKGTVLESYVEVKGMTNRIKWTIVRYKPPEGMTLNGDGVGGVKVKLIAKVAPRDEGSSVSFDVHLGGPALFGPIGMVVAAALRSDIRDSLQNFVRVFARPDPGMNGDRALSR; this is encoded by the coding sequence ATGGCGAAACTCTCCGGATCCATCGACGTCCCGCTGCCACCGGAGGTGGCTTGGACCCACGCGTCGGACCTCTCCCGCTACCGGGAGTGGCTGACGATCCACAAGGTGTGGCGCAGCAAACTGCCCGAGACCCTGGAAAAGGGCACCGTCCTCGAGTCCTATGTCGAGGTCAAGGGCATGACCAACCGGATCAAATGGACGATCGTGCGGTACAAGCCGCCGGAAGGGATGACGCTCAACGGCGACGGCGTTGGAGGTGTCAAGGTCAAGCTGATCGCCAAAGTCGCCCCGAGGGACGAGGGCTCGTCCGTCAGCTTCGACGTCCACCTCGGTGGGCCCGCCCTGTTCGGGCCGATCGGCATGGTCGTCGCCGCGGCGCTGCGCTCCGACATCCGCGATTCTCTGCAGAACTTTGTGCGGGTGTTCGCGCGCCCTGATCCCGGCATGAACGGCGACCGCGCCCTAAGTCGCTGA
- a CDS encoding serine hydrolase: protein MTKRVATAALVLLVLVGCGSERPLAAPTSQGVRTPPNEVSGLTIPSGRIDKAIVKVDGLVTDLMKNTGIPGMAVAIVRGGQTVYAKGFGVRDASRGNGPDNKVDADTVFQVASMSKSIGATVVAHEVTAGVVGWDTPVVSRLPWLAFSDPYVTSHVTIADLYSHRSGLPDHAGDVLEDLGYDRRQVLERLRLLPLAPFRNSYAYTNFGVTAAAEAVAAATGKPWEELCDEVLYRPLGMTSTSSRFADFLARPNHAVNHVKVGDKWEPRYQRDPDPQTPAGGVSSSVNDVARWLAMLLGNGTYNGQRVTSMEALLPAITPQVISVQAQSPKARSGTYGYGFNVSVTSSGRTQYGHSGGFVMGAATNFVVLPSEDIAIVALTNAAPYGVAEALNAEFMDLIQYGQVREDWSTLYRQQIAAMNNPEGSLVGKPPPASPAPARPLSDYAGVYANDYWGPATVTEHDGRLQLALGPKNQTFPLTHWDGDVFTFELATENAPPGTISKATFTGNTLHLEYFDSDKLGTFTR from the coding sequence GTGACCAAGCGCGTGGCGACGGCCGCACTCGTGTTGCTGGTGCTGGTCGGGTGCGGATCGGAAAGACCATTGGCCGCGCCGACGTCGCAGGGGGTGCGGACCCCGCCCAATGAGGTGTCGGGCCTGACCATTCCGTCCGGACGCATCGACAAGGCCATCGTCAAGGTCGACGGTCTGGTCACCGACCTGATGAAGAACACCGGCATTCCAGGTATGGCGGTGGCGATCGTCCGCGGTGGACAGACGGTGTACGCCAAGGGCTTTGGCGTCCGAGACGCCAGCAGGGGCAACGGCCCGGACAACAAGGTCGATGCCGACACCGTTTTTCAGGTGGCGTCGATGTCGAAATCCATCGGTGCGACCGTGGTGGCTCACGAGGTGACCGCGGGCGTCGTCGGCTGGGACACGCCCGTGGTGTCCAGGCTGCCGTGGCTGGCTTTCAGCGACCCGTACGTCACCAGCCATGTGACGATCGCCGACCTCTACTCACACCGGTCTGGCCTGCCCGACCATGCCGGCGACGTGCTGGAGGACCTCGGCTATGACCGCCGGCAGGTACTGGAGCGGCTGCGGCTTCTTCCCCTGGCACCCTTCCGAAACAGCTACGCCTACACCAATTTTGGAGTGACTGCCGCCGCCGAGGCAGTGGCCGCGGCCACCGGGAAGCCCTGGGAGGAGCTATGCGATGAGGTGCTGTACCGCCCGCTGGGCATGACGTCCACCAGCTCGCGGTTCGCCGATTTTCTGGCCAGACCGAACCACGCGGTCAACCACGTCAAGGTGGGAGACAAATGGGAGCCGCGCTACCAACGCGATCCCGATCCCCAGACACCCGCGGGCGGGGTGAGTTCGTCGGTCAACGACGTGGCGCGCTGGCTCGCCATGTTGTTGGGTAACGGCACCTACAACGGCCAGCGAGTCACCTCGATGGAGGCGTTGTTGCCCGCCATCACCCCGCAAGTCATTTCGGTCCAGGCGCAATCACCGAAGGCCAGGTCTGGAACTTATGGCTACGGATTCAACGTCTCGGTGACGTCGTCGGGCCGCACGCAATACGGCCATTCGGGCGGCTTCGTGATGGGAGCCGCAACGAATTTCGTGGTGTTGCCCTCCGAGGACATTGCCATCGTGGCCTTGACAAACGCCGCGCCCTACGGTGTGGCGGAGGCGCTGAACGCCGAATTCATGGACTTGATCCAGTACGGCCAGGTGCGCGAGGACTGGTCAACCCTGTATCGCCAACAAATCGCGGCGATGAACAATCCCGAAGGCTCGCTGGTCGGTAAACCACCGCCGGCCAGTCCGGCGCCGGCCAGGCCGCTCAGCGACTACGCCGGCGTGTATGCCAACGACTACTGGGGCCCGGCGACCGTGACGGAACACGACGGCCGCCTGCAGCTGGCATTAGGGCCGAAAAATCAGACCTTCCCGTTGACCCATTGGGACGGCGATGTGTTCACCTTCGAGTTGGCCACCGAAAACGCCCCGCCCGGAACAATTTCCAAGGCCACCTTCACCGGCAACACCCTCCACTTAGAGTATTTCGACTCCGACAAGTTGGGAACGTTCACGCGATGA